The following coding sequences are from one Musa acuminata AAA Group cultivar baxijiao chromosome BXJ2-4, Cavendish_Baxijiao_AAA, whole genome shotgun sequence window:
- the LOC135611145 gene encoding protein DETOXIFICATION 18-like: protein MASSSPLLQAYGGGEKGGAWWRRLIDVGEAKAQLLFAFPMILTNVSYYAITLISVMFAGHLGDVELAGATLGNSWGTVTGLALMTGLSGALETLCGQGYGAKLYRMLGIYLQSSVLISTFFSIFISILWWYSESILIWLHQEPQVARMAALYLRYLIPGLFAYGSLQCMLRFLQTQTVVIPLVVCSVVPLVVHVALTYVTVHVIGLGFKGTALSGSISLWISFVMLALYVRYSDKFRYTWEGFSAEAFHQVLPCMKLAVPSAVMVCFEYWAFEILVLLAGLLPNSELSTSLIAMCVNTEAIAFMVTYGFSAAVSTRVSNEIGAGNIEKARNAVSVTLKLAVFLGITIVLVLAFGHNLWASLFSSSHEIIRAFAYMTPLLTVSIVLDSAQGVLSGVARGCGWQHLAAWTNLVAFYVIGMPLALLFSFKLGFHDKGLWLGLICGLFCQTCTLIVLTLRTKWNRVQLSDRDGESNVLV, encoded by the exons ATGGCGTCGTCGTCCCCGTTGCTGCAAGCCTACGGTGGCGGCGAGAAGGGAGGGGCGTGGTGGAGGAGGCTGATCGATGTGGGAGAGGCCAAGGCGCAGCTCCTCTTCGCCTTCCCCATGATCCTCACCAACGTCTCCTACTACGCCATCACCCTCATCTCCGTCATGTTCGCCGGCCATCTCGGCGACGTCGAGCTCGCCGGCGCCACCCTCGGCAACTCCTGGGGCACCGTCACCGGATTAGCCCTCATG ACTGGGTTGAGTGGGGCACTGGAGACACTCTGTGGTCAAGGATATGGTGCCAAGTTGTACCGAATGCTTGGAATCTACTTGCAGTCGTCGGTCCTCATATCCACCTTCTTCTCCATCTTCATCTCCATCCTGTGGTGGTACTCAGAATCCATACTGATCTGGCTGCATCAGGAGCCCCAAGTAGCCAGGATGGCCGCACTTTACCTCAGGTATCTGATTCCAGGCCTCTTCGCGTACGGTTCCCTGCAATGCATGCTGAGGTTTCTCCAGACCCAAACCGTGGTGATTCCCCTGGTCGTGTGCTCCGTGGTTCCACTGGTCGTCCATGTCGCCTTGACCTACGTCACAGTCCATGTCATCGGCCTTGGGTTCAAAGGCACAGCGCTCTCCGGATCGATATCGTTGTGGATATCTTTCGTGATGTTGGCACTCTACGTGAGGTACTCTGATAAGTTCAGATACACTTGGGAAGGTTTCTCTGCGGAGGCATTTCATCAAGTGTTGCCTTGCATGAAGTTAGCCGTTCCCTCAGCTGTGATGGTGTG CTTCGAGTACTGGGCGTTTGAGATTTTGGTTCTGCTCGCCGGCCTCTTGCCGAACTCGGAACTGAGCACTTCACTGATCGCCATGTG CGTGAATACGGAAGCAATTGCGTTCATGGTCACTTACGGATTCAGCGCAGCTGTGAG CACACGGGTGTCGAACGAGATCGGTGCCGGGAACATCGAGAAGGCAAGGAACGCTGTCTCTGTGACGCTGAAGCTTGCTGTGTTTCTTGGGATCACGATCGTCCTCGTACTGGCCTTCGGCCATAATCTGTGGGCAAGCCTTTTCAGCAGCAGCCATGAGATCATACGGGCATTTGCTTACATGACTCCCCTGCTCACAGTCTCTATAGTTCTGGACTCAGCTCAAGGAGTCTTGTCAG GAGTCGCGAGAGGCTGCGGTTGGCAGCACTTAGCAGCATGGACTAACCTCGTAGCATTTTATGTGATCGGCATGCCATTGGCACTTCTCTTCAGCTTCAAGTTGGGTTTCCATGATAAG GGATTATGGCTAGGATTGATCTGTGGCCTCTTCTGCCAGACCTGCACACTCATAGTTCTCACTCTTCGCACAAAATGGAACAGAGTGCAGCTCTCGGACAGGGATGGAGAGAGTAATGTGCTTGTTTAG
- the LOC135611150 gene encoding peroxidase 7-like translates to MKPSSSLSFHLLLLLLLPQLLMAEYAGGPYQKAPDDDGDKLDKHYYARSCPSFEAIVGSKIAHWHSVDPTLSPGLIRLLFHDCAVRGCDASILLDNPGGERRSPVSATLRGFHVIDDIKAEIERRCPKTVSCADILVAAARDATLMVGGPYWGNVYGRRDGRVSIAQQAEALPKGRESITHLIDFFESMGLDILDLVVLSGAHTVGRATCQSIQYRLYNYTGVPSKSDPSINPRYLNYLKRKCRWPSAYVDLDAATPTKFDNAYYRNLDNRMGLLSTDQLLHSDSRTGPLVAALSSQPMVFVHQFARSMKNLADTMVLEGDEGEIRTNCNFVNEY, encoded by the exons ATGAAGCCATCATCGTCTCTGTCCTTTCACCTGCTCCTCCTGCTTCTACTGCCACAGTTGCTTATGGCAGAATATGCAGGTGGCCCTTATCAGAAGGCGCCGGATGACGACGGTGATAAGCTAGACAAGCATTACTACGCACGGAGCTGCCCCAGCTTTGAGGCCATCGTCGGCAGCAAGATCGCTCACTGGCACTCCGTCGATCCCACTCTCAGCCCCGGCCTCATCAGGTTGCTCTTCCACGACTGCGCCGTCAGG GGATGCGACGCTTCCATCTTGCTCGACAACCCGGGAGGGGAGAGGCGATCGCCAGTGAGCGCGACCCTGAGGGGCTTCCACGTGATCGACGACATCAAGGCGGAGATCGAGAGGCGGTGCCCCAAGACCGTCTCCTGCGCCGACATActcgtggctgcagcgagggatgCCACTCTTATG gtcGGAGGGCCATACTGGGGGAACGTCTATGGCCGAAGAGACGGACGCGTTTCCATTGCACAGCAAGCTGAAGCCCTTCCCAAGGGCCGTGAGAGCATCACCCACCTGATCGATTTCTTCGAGTCAATGGGCTTGGACATCCTCGACCTGGTGGTCCTTTCAG GAGCTCACACCGTCGGACGAGCAACGTGCCAGTCGATACAGTACAGGCTCTACAACTACACAGGCGTCCCGAGCAAGTCCGATCCGTCCATCAACCCCAGGTACTTGAACTACCTGAAGAGGAAGTGCCGGTGGCCGTCCGCCTACGTCGACCTCGACGCCGCCACCCCAACCAAGTTCGACAACGCATACTACAGGAACCTCGACAACAGGATGGGGCTGCTGTCGACTGATCAGCTGCTGCACTCCGACTCCAGGACGGGGCCGCTGGTGGCGGCGTTGAGCTCTCAGCCGATGGTCTTCGTGCATCAGTTTGCCAGGTCCATGAAGAACCTGGCCGACACCATGGTGCTCGAGGGGGACGAGGGGGAGATCAGAACCAACTGCAACTTCGTCAACGAGTATTGA
- the LOC103982536 gene encoding nuclear transcription factor Y subunit B-3, with translation MADSDNESGGHNNSGAGLGAAGELSSLREQDRFLPIANVSRIMKKALPANAKISKDAKETVQECVSEFISFITGEASDKCQREKRKTINGDDLLWAMTTLGFEEYVEPLKVYLQRFRETEGEKGAGSSSSSQPQPDGGPAMSMANDAGGFASSGGAAMYGGGMTMMMGQQVYGSPPSASPYHHHHQLAMAAKHTTGSGDGGGGSSTSSTGIGRQGRI, from the coding sequence ATGGCCGATTCGGACAACGAATCGGGCGGGCATAACAATAGCGGTGCGGGGTTGGGGGCGGCGGGGGAGCTGTCGTCGCTGCGGGAGCAGGACCGCTTCCTGCCCATCGCCAACGTGAGCCGCATCATGAAGAAGGCCCTCCCGGCCAACGCCAAGATCTCCAAGGACGCCAAGGAGACGGTGCAGGAGTGCGTGTCTGAGTTCATCAGCTTCATCACCGGCGAGGCCTCCGACAAGTGCCAGCGCGAGAAGCGCAAGACCATCAACGGTGACGACCTTCTCTGGGCCATGACTACGCTCGGCTTCGAGGAATACGTCGAGCCCCTCAAGGTCTACCTCCAGAGGTTCCGGGAGACGGAGGGCGAGAAGGGGGCGGGCTCGTCCTCGTCGTCGCAGCCCCAGCCTGACGGCGGCCCTGCCATGAGCATGGCGAACGATGCTGGCGGTTTCGCCAGCAGCGGCGGTGCAGCGATGTACGGCGGCGGAATGACGATGATGATGGGGCAACAGGTGTACGGCTCGCCGCCTTCAGCGTCGCCGTATCACCACCACCATCAGTTGGCCATGGCAGCAAAGCACACCACGGGgagcggcgacggcggcggcgggagCTCAACTTCTTCCACAGGGATTGGAAGACAAGGGAGGATTTAA
- the LOC135611148 gene encoding uncharacterized protein LOC135611148, giving the protein MSKGHSEQKTHTGRRTLGRCKSKTIEIIDIDKGKADVIIIDAPESSHQGSGCSRFNNCSSPVTVIRIDDEEGDIGDTPYNAGQDFSTNRAFSVFGNCTMDTKNDNDECRMFLKEGRFCSSMTGKTTMHPVFGSPRNRYGIYPNYPESSSSESDSSECDTSESDNSDCEIMEDSSGLIREQWERAAFRKKKSRTVQVGSEDQASASGSSADPGFPLAEPTQNMVDLEDIINENCSEHLKGLFGKCGPSCSNSGTNLTSKTKGSELNGDPFVGSTSRKDCSADSDSSTGISSEGPSFEKGNIISESSLPRAQFLGTIDLNKVSTPDVQMQSNIHSKVDEFGLMERAEEVSFGKSSFTDAFRVETSYQDQGGTCPGKPSEAWDGECLFSDSVGFQNQKEDVLYNQSLHEPPLNHEVSGEAKENSSKEQMHPLNEPLHDDLRMKDGSHCFDCDIDAIHGDSTLETNPETGASIQDLSLSKSDVIGDLGKQNKYMIMQNVPEIQSDITGEREKHKESEEYKRANAEEWESRKREIQIQAEEAQRLRKRRKAESLRLLDMEKRQKQRVEEIRESQRKDEETIHLKELFRAEVRRELDKMEGRFRDMASLLRGLGIHVEGGPFPLPHEVNAAYKQALLRFHPDRASRTDIRQQVEAEETFKMISRLKEKLLPVA; this is encoded by the exons ATGTCAAAGGGTCATTCAGAACAAAAAACTCATACTGGGAGGAGAACCCTTGGAAGGTGCAAAAGCAAGACTATCGAGATCATTGATATTGACAAAGGGAAAGCTGATGTTATTATCATTGATGCCCCAGAATCTTCCCATCAAGGATCTGGGTGTTCTAGGTTTAACAATTGTAGTAGCCCGGTTACTGTTATTCGCATCGATGATGAAGAGGGAGATATTGGTGACACTCCCTATAATGCAGGTCAGGATTTCTCAACCAACAGAGCTTTTTCTGTGTTTGGCAATTGTACAATGGACACAAAAAACGATAATGATGAGTGTCGAATGTTTCTTAAAGAGGGTCGTTTCTGTTCTAGCATGACTGGGAAAACCACAATGCATCCTGTTTTTGGTTCTCCTAGAAATCGCTATGGTATATATCCTAATTATCCAGAAAGCAGTTCATCTGAAAGTGATAGTTCAGAATGTGACACTAGTGAAAGTGACAACTCTGACTGTGAGATTATGGAAGATTCTTCTGGACTTATCCGAGAACAGTGGGAAAGAGCtgcttttagaaaaaaaaaatcacgaaCAGTTCAAGTTGGTTCTGAGGATCAGGCTAGTGCATCAGGATCAAGTGCTGATCCTGGTTTTCCATTGGCTGAACCTACCCAAAATATGGTTGATTTGGAAGACATTATAAATGAGAACTGTTCAGAGCATTTGAAAGGATTATTTGGCAAGTGTGGTCCAAGTTGTTCAAACAGTGGAACAAACCTCACCTCTAAGACCAAGGGCAGTGAACTTAATGGAGATCCTTTTGTGGGTAGTACTAGCAGAAAAGACTGTAGTGCAGATTCAGATTCCTCTACTGGCATCAGTTCTGAAGGGCCCAGTTTTGAGAAGGGAAACATAATTTCTGAAAGTAGTCTACCCAGAGCCCAGTTCTTGGGAACTATTGATCTTAACAAAGTTTCTACTCCAGACGTACAAATGCAAAGCAACATCCATTCCAAAGTTGATGAGTTTGGGCTCATGGAGAGAGCTGAGGAAGTTTCTTTTGGAAAATCTTCCTTCACAGATGCATTTAGGGTTGAAACAAGCTACCAGGATCAAGGTGGAACTTGTCCTGGAAAACCATCTGAAGCTTGGGATGGAGAATGCTTATTTTCAGACAGTGTTGGATTTCAGAATCAGAAGGAAGATGTGCTTTACAACCAATCACTACATGAACCCCCTCTTAATCATGAAGTTAGTGGTGAGGCAAAAGAGAACTCGTCCAAGGAACAAATGCATCCACTTAATGAACCACTGCATGATGATCTACGAATGAAAGATGGCAGTCATTGCTTCGACTGTGACATTGATGCCATTCATGGAGACTCAACTCTTGAAACTAATCCAGAAACTGGAGCATCTATTCAGGATTTATCGCTGTCTAAGAGTGATGTTATTGGTGATCTTGGAAAGCAGAACAAATATATGATAATGCAAAATGTACCTGAGATTCAAAGTGATATAACTGGTGAACGTGAAAAGCACAAGGAATCTGAGGAGTACAAACGTGCTAATGCAGAAGAATGGGAATCTAGGAAGCGGGAGATACAGATTCAG GCAGAAGAAGCACAGAGGTTACGGAAGAGGAGAAAAGCCGAAAGCTTGCGGCTGTTGGACATGGAGAAAAGGCAAAAGCAACGTGTAGAAGAGATTAGGGAGTCACAAAGAAAG GATGAGGAAACTATACATCTAAAAGAACTTTTCCGTGCTGAAGTAAGAAGGGAACTGGACAAGATGGAAGGGAGATTTAGGGACATGGCTTCACTTCTACGAGGACTAGGCATCCATGTTGAAGGGGGCCCATTTCCCTTGCCACATGAG GTTAATGCTGCCTATAAACAAGCGTTGTTGAGATTCCATCCAGACAGAGCTTCAAGGACCGACATTCGTCAACAGGTTGAAGCAGAGGAAACATTTAAAATGATTTCACGCTTGAAAGAAAAGCTGCTGCCGGTAGCATAA
- the LOC103983384 gene encoding uncharacterized protein LOC103983384, with product MRKLCPNFDREDALDTVLEVPIPEEMFANMGTGAARWQNMRTWLKAQAFDRAATDAPTELSGRSAELQLLLNVVGSPLIPCPVPIDRAFSRSIRDSSIQASTAKYIIQQYIAATGGQAALTSVNSMYAVGKVKMSASEFHVGDQTVAAKGSGEIGGYVLWQKNPDVWYFELIMAGCKMSAGSDGKVAWRQSASEQSHASRGPPRPLRRSLQGLDPRSTANLFSDAVCIGEKIINGEECFILKLEANPATLRARSAATFDIIHHKIWGYFSQRTGLLIQLEDTHLLRMKAGRRGESIFWETSMESVIEDYRYINSINIAHAGRTMVTLFRYGEGSVNHKRKMEESWTIEEVDFNLWGLSTECFLPPANLKKEQDGDDSHGG from the exons ATGAGAAAACTGTGCCCAAACTTCGACCGCGAAGATGCCCTTGACACCGTCCTCGAGGTCCCCATCCCCGAGGAGATGTTCGCCAACATGGGCACCGGCGCCGCCCGGTGGCAGAACATGAGGACGTGGCTCAAGGCCCAGGCCTTCGACAGGGCCGCCACCGACGCCCCCACCGAGCTCTCCGGCCGCAGCGCCGAGCTCCAGCTCCTCCTAAACGTCGTCGGCTCCCCCCTCATTCCCTGCCCCGTCCCCATCGACCGCGCCTTCAGCCGCTCCATTCGCGATTCCTCCATT CAAGCGTCGACGGCCAAGTACATCATTCAGCAGTACATCGCGGCCACTGGAGGGCAAGCGGCGCTAACGTCGGTGAACAGCATGTACGCCGTGGGGAAGGTGAAGATGAGCGCGTCGGAGTTCCACGTGGGCGACCAGACCGTGGCCGCCAAGGGCAGCGGCGAGATCGGCGGGTATGTCCTGTGGCAGAAGAACCCCGACGTCTGGTACTTCGAGCTCATCATGGCCGGCTGCAAGATGAGCGCCGGCAGCGACGGTAAGGTGGCCTGGAGGCAGTCGGCCTCGGAGCAGTCCCACGCGTCGCGAGGCCCTCCACGCCCTCTCCGCCGATCTCTGCAG GGCCTGGATCCGAGGTCTACGGCCAACCTCTTTTCCGACGCAGTCTGCATCGGTGAGAAGATCATCAATGGCGAGGAGTGCTTCATCCTTAAGCTGGAGGCGAACCCGGCGACCCTCAGAGCTCGCAGCGCCGCCACCTTCGACATCATCCACCACAAGATCTGGGGTTACTTCAGCCAGCGCACCGGCCTTCTCATCCAGCTGGAGGACACCCATCTCCTCCGCATGAAGGCGGGCCGGCGCGGGGAGAGCATCTTCTGGGAGACCAGCATGGAGTCCGTTATCGAGGACTATCGCTACATCAACAGCATCAACATCGCGCACGCCGGCCGGACCATGGTGACGCTGTTCAGATACGGCGAGGGGTCAGTGAACCACAAGAGGAAGATGGAGGAGTCCTGGACCATCGAGGAGGTGGACTTCAACCTATGGGGGCTCTCCACGGAGTGCTTCTTACCACCTGCCAACCTGAAGAAGGAGCAAGATGGCGACGACAGCCATGGAGGATGA